In Indioceanicola profundi, the genomic stretch CGCAGTGGCAAAAAAGACTTCAAGCATTCTCTTTCTACGCACGGCCCGGATTGAGAAGAAGTGGATCTATATGTCCTTGTCCGAAACAGCATGCAAAGAACAAATACTGCAATATTATCGGAATAATAGCCAAAGAAAGTCCGGCATTTTGGCGGAATTAAATGGCCGGTGCTGCTGTGTTAACCAGACTCGCCGAGTCGTTGGCATTTTTTATTATGTATTTCGTTTGCATTACTTCAGTATCTGATAACCATGTATTGGATATGGGGTGCAGCGCAACATAAGACCGCCAACTAAATTCCATTGCTAAAATATTCCACTGCCGTAATGTTGATGGGCTGTCGTTAACCGCATGGGAACAGATGCGGGACGAGAGCAAAGGCAATGAAGCTCAGCAGCAATGCTGCACCAGGGCTCGGGGGAGGTGCCTATGCACGTGATCCAATGTTCCGCCGCCATAGTCCGAAGCGGCCTGACAGCATCAGCTATCGCTCTTTTTGCCCTGAGCCCAACTGAAGTCGCCATGGCCAAGGACCTCGGCGAGGTTCCCATGGTGACGGAGGGCTCGGCCGCGCCGGAGCCGTGGACGCGCTACAAGGGTTGGAATAAGGCTACTTGGGATGAATACAACAATCTAGCTGACACCAGCCGGACTCCGGCCCCGCCCGCCGGACCGGTGAAGAAGGTCGATGCTCCCCTGAACGGCGATGCCGCCAATGGCAAGAAGCTGGCCTTCGACCGCTCCCGCGGCGGCGGCTGCCTTGCCTGCCATGTGATGGGGCCGGAGACTGCGGAACTGCCGGGCAATGTCGGCGTGGACCTGTCCCAGATCGGGGCCACCAACCCGGATGAGGAGTATCTGTTCAACTATATCTGGGACCCGCGCGCCTACAACCCCGAATCCGTGATGCCGCCCTGGGGTGCGCACGGCTTCTATTCGGAGCAGGAGGTCGCCGACATGGTGGCCTTCCTGAAGACGCTGAAGACACCGGCCACCTTCAAGAATGAGTTGGACGACCCGTCCAAGCGCCCCCTGCCGGTCGAGGACCGCGACTGGGCTGACCCGTTCGTGAACCCGGCGGCGGAGGCGTTCGATACGGGGCCCGAATTGTTCGCAATGGATGGGCCGAACGGCAAGTCGTGCGCAAGCTGCCACAGCGATCCCGACGCCCTGAAGGGCTGGGCCGTGACCATGCCCAAGTACCACAAGGGCATGGACAAGATGATCGGGGTGGAGGAATTCGTGGCCCGGCATGCCAAGGCCACGACCGGCGCGGACTGGATCATGCAGACCAATGAGAATCTGCATATGTCGATCTATCTGCGGTCGCTGTCCAACGGCATGCCGATCAAGGTCGACGTGTCGAGCCCGGGCCCGAAGGCGGCCATGGAGCGCGCGACGAAGATGATGAACACCAAGGTCGGCCAGTTGAATTTCGCCTGCGTGGACTGCCACAGCCCGGACAAGGGCGCCAACAAGTGGATCCGCGGCCAGTATCTGGGTGAGACCGCCGGGCAGATCCCGCACTTCCCTGTCTGGCGCACCAGCCGGAACGAGATCTGGGACATTCGCAAGCGCCTGCAATGGTGCAACATCCAGGTCCGCGCCGATGAGCTACCGCCCGACGCCAAGGAATATGCGGACCTAGAACTCTACGTCACGGCAGCCAGCAACGGGCTGCCCATGGAATCGCCGGGCATCCGGCACTGAACTTCCAATAAGCCGTCCTGCGGCGGGCCATTCCTGCCGCCCGACAGGAGGAAAGGAGTAAGATGAGCCAGTCAAGCACCATGCGTGCGGTCAAGCGCCGCGATGTGTTACGGGGAGCCGCAGCGCTGGCCGCAGCGGGCACCGTCGTCCTAACGCTGCGCCCGGCCCGTGCCACGCCGGAGAAGACGGCGGAGGTGATGGGCAAGTTGATCGGCGGCAAGACGGCCAAGGAAGGCCGGGTCACCCTGACCATGCCGCAGATCGCGGAGAACGGGAACACCGTGCCACTGACCGTGTCGGTCGAAAGCCCGATGACGGAAAAGGACTATGTGAAGGCCGTGCACATCCTGGCCGACGGCAATCCGGAACCGGCGGTCGCCACCTTCGGCTTCACGCCCCAGATCGGCAAGGCCGAAATTTCCACCCGCATGCGCATGGCCAAGACCCAGAACATCTGGGCCGTGGCAGAGATGAGCGACGGGTCCGCCTGGATGACCAAGACCGAGGTCAAGGTCACCATCGGCGGCTGCGGCGGCTGAGCAGTGTTGGAGGAATTGATGTCTAAAGCACGTGTTCGCCTGCCCTCGAAGGCCAAGAAGGGCGAGGTCATCGAGATCAAGACGCTGATCAATCATACGATGGAGAGCGGCCAGCGCAAGGACAGCGCCGGGAATCCCATTCCGCGGCAGATCATCAACAAGATGACGGCCACCTTCAACGGAAAGGAAATCCTGAACGCAACTCTCCATCCTGGAGTTTCGGCAAACCCCTATATCTCCTTCTTCACCAAGGTGGAGGAGAGTGGGACGTTCGAGTTCGTGTGGCACGACGACGACGGCAGCACCGTCAAGGAAACGGCCAAGATCACCGTCGGGTGAGCCGCCAGGCGGCTTAAGCGCGTGTTCCCGTCCTTGCCCTCTACTCCCTGGCCGAGCCCCGCGAG encodes the following:
- the soxA gene encoding sulfur oxidation c-type cytochrome SoxA, coding for MAKDLGEVPMVTEGSAAPEPWTRYKGWNKATWDEYNNLADTSRTPAPPAGPVKKVDAPLNGDAANGKKLAFDRSRGGGCLACHVMGPETAELPGNVGVDLSQIGATNPDEEYLFNYIWDPRAYNPESVMPPWGAHGFYSEQEVADMVAFLKTLKTPATFKNELDDPSKRPLPVEDRDWADPFVNPAAEAFDTGPELFAMDGPNGKSCASCHSDPDALKGWAVTMPKYHKGMDKMIGVEEFVARHAKATTGADWIMQTNENLHMSIYLRSLSNGMPIKVDVSSPGPKAAMERATKMMNTKVGQLNFACVDCHSPDKGANKWIRGQYLGETAGQIPHFPVWRTSRNEIWDIRKRLQWCNIQVRADELPPDAKEYADLELYVTAASNGLPMESPGIRH
- the soxY gene encoding thiosulfate oxidation carrier protein SoxY, which encodes MRAVKRRDVLRGAAALAAAGTVVLTLRPARATPEKTAEVMGKLIGGKTAKEGRVTLTMPQIAENGNTVPLTVSVESPMTEKDYVKAVHILADGNPEPAVATFGFTPQIGKAEISTRMRMAKTQNIWAVAEMSDGSAWMTKTEVKVTIGGCGG
- the soxZ gene encoding thiosulfate oxidation carrier complex protein SoxZ, with amino-acid sequence MMSKARVRLPSKAKKGEVIEIKTLINHTMESGQRKDSAGNPIPRQIINKMTATFNGKEILNATLHPGVSANPYISFFTKVEESGTFEFVWHDDDGSTVKETAKITVG